In a genomic window of Methylobacter sp. YRD-M1:
- a CDS encoding ABC transporter ATP-binding protein → MSQPLLEVRNLRTYLQSGDREVRAVDDVSFSIPKGETFCLVGESGSGKSVCALSVIRLLPQGIASHPSGEIVLNGQDLLKLDDPGIRAVRGSHIAMIFQEPMTSLNPVLTIGEQITETLQLHYPDMSDAEAEQRTIMALEQVQIPHASSRFRDYPHQLSGGQRQRVMIAMALACQPQLLIADEPTTALDVTVQAEILRLMRKLQDDTGMSMLFITHDFGVVTQMAQWVGVMQQGKIMEVGSCTEVLRNPQHPYTRQLLAALPENLAKPVRGRALSQNAAGELAADQAPLVQIRDLKVWFPIKKGLLRRTVDYVRAVDDVSLDIPQGEIVALVGESGCGKTTLGRAVLQLEKPTAGSIQIQGQELIGLSAGELRPLRRKMQIAFQDPQSSLNPRLLIETTLTEPMKVHGIGGNHEERIELAAQLLESVQLKRDFLWRYPHEFSGGQRQRIGLARALTLNPEFIVCDEITSALDVSVQAEILQLLLSIRQQRNLSLLFITHNIGVVEYLSDRTVVMYKGKIVEQGLTAQVCSRPQQAYTQKLLSAVPRLRAENKPFLKLNKEIAL, encoded by the coding sequence ATGAGCCAGCCGTTGCTGGAAGTTCGCAACCTGCGCACTTATCTACAATCGGGCGATCGGGAAGTTAGAGCGGTCGATGATGTCAGTTTCAGCATACCCAAAGGCGAAACTTTTTGTCTGGTGGGTGAATCGGGCAGTGGCAAGTCAGTCTGCGCGTTGTCGGTGATCCGCTTGTTGCCGCAAGGAATAGCCTCGCATCCGAGCGGTGAAATAGTGTTAAACGGCCAGGATTTGTTGAAGCTGGACGATCCAGGAATACGCGCAGTTCGCGGTTCGCATATCGCGATGATTTTTCAAGAGCCAATGACCTCGCTGAATCCTGTTTTGACCATTGGCGAGCAGATCACTGAGACGCTGCAACTGCACTACCCTGACATGAGCGATGCTGAAGCGGAACAACGCACGATCATGGCATTGGAACAGGTGCAGATCCCTCATGCTTCCAGCCGATTCCGTGATTATCCGCACCAATTGTCCGGCGGACAGCGGCAACGGGTGATGATAGCAATGGCTTTGGCTTGCCAGCCCCAATTGCTGATTGCCGATGAGCCCACTACCGCGCTGGATGTAACGGTGCAGGCCGAGATCCTGCGATTGATGCGCAAACTGCAGGATGACACAGGCATGAGCATGCTGTTTATTACCCACGATTTTGGCGTGGTGACACAGATGGCACAGTGGGTTGGCGTGATGCAGCAGGGCAAGATAATGGAAGTCGGTTCCTGTACGGAAGTTTTGCGTAACCCGCAACATCCATACACTCGGCAGTTACTGGCCGCTCTGCCGGAAAATTTGGCGAAGCCGGTACGAGGGCGAGCGCTTTCGCAAAATGCAGCGGGGGAATTGGCGGCAGATCAAGCGCCGCTGGTGCAGATCCGCGATCTGAAAGTCTGGTTTCCGATTAAAAAGGGTTTGCTTCGCCGCACCGTCGACTATGTGCGTGCGGTAGACGACGTATCGTTAGATATTCCGCAAGGCGAAATCGTTGCCCTGGTCGGCGAGTCCGGTTGCGGCAAAACGACATTAGGGCGGGCGGTACTGCAATTGGAAAAGCCGACTGCCGGCAGCATTCAGATACAAGGGCAGGAATTAATCGGACTTTCCGCCGGTGAATTGAGGCCGTTGCGGCGCAAGATGCAGATTGCCTTTCAGGACCCGCAGTCATCGCTGAATCCGCGCTTATTGATCGAAACAACACTGACTGAACCGATGAAGGTTCATGGCATAGGGGGCAATCATGAAGAACGGATCGAACTCGCCGCACAGCTCTTGGAAAGTGTGCAACTTAAGCGCGATTTCCTGTGGCGCTACCCGCACGAATTTTCAGGCGGACAACGGCAGAGAATTGGTCTGGCGCGCGCGTTGACACTGAATCCGGAATTTATTGTCTGCGATGAAATTACCAGTGCATTGGATGTTTCCGTGCAGGCGGAAATACTGCAATTATTGTTGAGTATCCGTCAACAGCGCAACCTGAGCCTGTTGTTCATTACCCATAACATTGGCGTAGTTGAATATCTGAGCGACCGGACGGTG